The genome window GTAATATTGATGTCATAGACTGTTACGGCCACACCGATTctgattctgtctctctctctctctctccccctctctctttctttctctctctctctctctctctctctctctctctctctctctttctttctctctctctctatctctttttttctctatctctttctctctctctttctttattttttcagAGGATGATGATGACTCTCTGGGATCAAATACAAAGATTACACAAACTGGTATGTCATGTTTTACATCAATGTAATGTAAAGAAATGGTAGCTAGATAATTGATGTAGCGTCACTGTTTTTCACTCCAAACAGAAATGCAGAAGGTACCACAGGATTCTAATTCTGCTGGTCAGAATTCCAGGCTCTTATAATTACATCCCATAGACATGTAACTAACACTATGTAAGAGACTGAACATGACATCACCTGGGCTTGTCTTGTTGTAGGACAGCAACAGAGACGGACAAAATGATGTGGTTGTAGCAGCCGCCAAACCCTCTACTGAGATTCAAGATATGTCATAATCTACTCGATGAAGTCCTTGGCCAACAGTGTATTTAAACAAACATATAATTAACATACTTAGAATAAAATCCTATTAAACCAATAGCACTTATTCATATCCATAGATTTTCGTACAAAGAGTAAATTCAAAATGGAATCAGTTGACAGTTCTAACCGACTCGTAATCCCCAATACAGTGACAGACGACAGTAGCAGCGACGAGACTGACAGTTCTCCTCCAAGTGATGTGAGAAAATACAAACAACCTCCAGGAAGGAAAACCATAAACCCAGACCATGTGGACAGCATGCAGACAACCACCAGGCAGGATCCAACCAATGGGAGCGAGGAGCTGGATAGAGAGACTCAGAGGGACCccacaggggggagagagagtaccAGCAGAGTGCTCATTGatctcaacagtgaagaggatgTGATGGTGGGCTGCCAGGGTACTGTCTGTGTGCCCGGAGAGCAGGGGACTACAGTCAATGgaggtgaaaatgatgacaaTACCAGTCTAAACAGTAGAGATGGAGATATCCAAAGCCAAGAGGTCACAGGCACAGCCACGGAGCAGGCCCTACGTAGGGATAGTTGTAGGGGTGTAGTGAATGGAGTGTTGGACACAGCCAGAGAACAGCAGGACTTGGACAGTATGGAGCATGTCAATGGTACTGATGAAGCCAACAGTAGAGGTTCGTCTGGCTTCTATTCTACCATGATTCCAAACTATGGCTTTACAAAAAAGATGATCCACAGCAGAATTCTTTAACTACTGAACTATTAATGAGAAATATCTGAATGATTGCTTTCTATCCTAACAGAAAGCAGAGATGACATCAGCACTGAGAGGAATCCAGTAGGTAGGTTTAGAGTAAACACACCATGAACAATAAAACAATCCCAGTAGAAACACTGAGGTCACTGAGCACTTGTGTTAAGATGGTAAGTAAGGTTATGTGTTCTGGTAAGGGAAAGATACAGAGAAACAGCAGATTATTTATATCCACCTAAATATGTGCTGGAAACACTTTGGTGAGGAAAATATCACTTTCTCGTGTTGCAAAACCCACACATGTTCTCTAGCAGGTCTGAAAATATTTCCTGTTTTGCAAAAATATTTAAATTGATGTGGTGAATCAGAAACATTACCCCAGTGAATACTTTGTATAACAATTTCTGTTACAAATAAGACCACTGCTTCTAAGACCTAAGTAGAAACAGGCCAGAGGTGTTACCTACCGGAGGTCAACTTACATCCATATTACACATTCAACAACACACCACTGTTTTCAGAATTCTTATCTTACCACTCACAGGCAAATTGTTTAAATCATACTGAGTGTTCTCCATGTTGTCTGCTCTGTGTTCTAGTGATTGGTTAGCCTCCAGGAGCCCCAGCCAGGAGCCCCAGCCAGGAGCTCCAGCCAGGAGCCTGTCAGTGCCAGAGGCTTCCTCCAGGTAGAGTTGGCTCAGCTCTACCCTGCAGGGCCTGTAAATCTCCCTGCCTCTCACTAGTGTGTCGTCTCCCTCAAGCTCCACTGACTCTACCAGACCACAGAGAGTCCCTCTCACACTTATATTCATGACAGAGACGTCAGTACATCTGTGGATATTTACCACCAATTTTTCACTTCAAGTGATCTTGAAATAAATGTTATTCTGACAGCAGCTGTGCCCCCTGGTCTTCC of Salvelinus alpinus chromosome 4, SLU_Salpinus.1, whole genome shotgun sequence contains these proteins:
- the LOC139573079 gene encoding uncharacterized protein isoform X2 encodes the protein MKLSLCSLSVLTLVAVVFMVPMKDRSEDVLSFLNGALDVAPPTQRTSGKIKGPENTSGKPDPTPARPSPLRPTENSAEISNVTQAANSAYLTDVVDSDARSKENCNSDDLTDAGRSESNSAESREDDDDSLGSNTKITQTVTDDSSSDETDSSPPSDVRKYKQPPGRKTINPDHVDSMQTTTRQDPTNGSEELDRETQRDPTGGRESTSRVLIDLNSEEDVMVGCQGTVCVPGEQGTTVNGGENDDNTSLNSRDGDIQSQEVTGTATEQALRRDSCRGVVNGVLDTAREQQDLDSMEHVNGTDEANSRESRDDISTERNPVVIG
- the LOC139573079 gene encoding uncharacterized protein isoform X1, producing the protein MHPSSLCSLSVLTLVAVVFMVPMKDRSEDVLSFLNGALDVAPPTQRTSGKIKGPENTSGKPDPTPARPSPLRPTENSAEISNVTQAANSAYLTDVVDSDARSKENCNSDDLTDAGRSESNSAESREDDDDSLGSNTKITQTVTDDSSSDETDSSPPSDVRKYKQPPGRKTINPDHVDSMQTTTRQDPTNGSEELDRETQRDPTGGRESTSRVLIDLNSEEDVMVGCQGTVCVPGEQGTTVNGGENDDNTSLNSRDGDIQSQEVTGTATEQALRRDSCRGVVNGVLDTAREQQDLDSMEHVNGTDEANSRESRDDISTERNPVVIG